ATGCTGAACCCGAAATACACGTTCGACACGTTTGTTATCGGATCCGGCAACCGGTTTGCCCACGCCGCATCACTTGCTGTAGCGGAAGCACCGGCAAAAGCCTATAATCCGCTCTTTATATATGGGGGAGTAGGACTGGGTAAAACCCACTTAATGCATGCAATCGGACATTATGTCATTGACCATAACCCATCTGCAAAGGTTGTTTACTTATCTTCTGAGAAGTTCACCAATGAATTCATCAACTCGATTCGTGACAACAAAGCAGTCGATTTCCGCAATAAATATCGAAGCGTGGATGTTCTGCTAATTGATGATATTCAGTTTTTGGCAGGGAAAGAACAGACTCAGGAAGAATTTTTCCATACGTTCAATACGCTGCATGAAGAAAGCAAGCAGATTGTCATTTCCAGTGACAGGCCGCCAAAAGAAATTCCAACGCTAGAGGACCGCTTAAGAAGCCGGTTCGAATGGGGTTTGATTACGGATATCACGCCGCCGGACCTTGAAAC
The Metabacillus sp. FJAT-52054 genome window above contains:
- the dnaA gene encoding chromosomal replication initiator protein DnaA: MLNPKYTFDTFVIGSGNRFAHAASLAVAEAPAKAYNPLFIYGGVGLGKTHLMHAIGHYVIDHNPSAKVVYLSSEKFTNEFINSIRDNKAVDFRNKYRSVDVLLIDDIQFLAGKEQTQEEFFHTFNTLHEESKQIVISSDRPPKEIPTLEDRLRSRFEWGLITDITPPDLETRIAILRKKAKAEGLDIPNEVMLYIANQIDSNIRELEGALIRVVAYSSLINKDINADLAAEALKDIIPSSKPRMVTITDIQKTVGQHYQVRLEDFKAKKRTKSVAFPRQIAMYLSRELTDSSLPKIGEEFGGRDHTTVIHAHEKISKMLQVDDQLQRQVKEIKESLKN